Proteins encoded by one window of Manihot esculenta cultivar AM560-2 chromosome 10, M.esculenta_v8, whole genome shotgun sequence:
- the LOC110624051 gene encoding BAG family molecular chaperone regulator 5, mitochondrial produces the protein MKPPCNLSFFSSTTTVTYAFHNDHTTPKETKEIPIDSPSEVPVVATINHLPQPDAATKIQSAYRAHVVRTLYRKISSVNSEADQLQRQIQRQETVDAIRTDEREKLKINEALMGLLLRLDSVPGFNPMIREARRKVSHRIVGLQEIVDGICGSDGPDWYVGCRYVKDWDEMVAEMEKEVCKERGGEEMEQFCAEYLGFRCLKRFLYEP, from the coding sequence ATGAAACCTCCTTGCAATTTATCATTCttttcctccaccaccactgtCACATATGCTTTCCATAATGACCACACAACTCCTAAAGAAACCAAGGAAATTCCCATTGATTCCCCTTCCGAGGTTCCTGTTGTTGCCACAATCAACCATCTTCCTCAACCAGATGCTGCCACCAAGATCCAATCTGCCTACAGGGCCCATGTAGTCCGCACTCTCTACAGAAAGATCTCATCTGTCAATTCTGAAGCTGATCAACTGCAGCGCCAAATCCAACGGCAGGAGACAGTGGATGCCATTAGGACTGATGAACGAGAGAAGCTCAAAATTAATGAGGCCTTGATGGGGTTACTCTTAAGGCTGGACTCTGTACCTGGGTTTAATCCGATGATAAGGGAGGCACGGAGGAAAGTGAGCCATAGGATAGTGGGGCTGCAGGAGATTGTGGATGGGATATGTGGAAGTGATGGCCCTGATTGGTATGTTGGTTGTCGATATGTAAAGGATTGGGATGAGATGGTGGCAGAGATGGAGAAGGAGGTATGTAAGGAGAGAGGCGGCGAGGAGATGGAGCAGTTTTGTGCTGAATATCTTGGGTTTAGATGCTTGAAGAGGTTTCTGTATGAGCCATGA
- the LOC110624799 gene encoding zinc finger CCCH domain-containing protein 5 isoform X2, with amino-acid sequence MAEPTVRAEEEDEEGETGKQEKSEVVSRKGKRKERKKMKRKQLRREIAEKEREDEERKMNDPEEQRRVKEMEEEERQRMERERMEFIERERKWLEEMERKRKEEEEEEERRKALEEEESKRLQVEKENECNEDDDWEYVEEGPAEIIWQGNEIIVRKKRVRVPKKSADQQNKNEDSDRPTSNPLPPQSEAFADYQNASMASAEQMLDNVAQQIPNFGTEQDKAHCPFHLKTGACRFGQRCSRVHFYPDKAYTLLMKNMYNGPGLAWEQDEGLEYTDEEVERSYEEFYEDVHTELLKYGEIVNFKVCKNGSFHLRGNVYVQYKSLDSAVLAYHSINGRYFAGKQTCSHGTACNFIHCFRNPGGDYEWADWDKPPPRYWVKRMAALYGYSDKSEYEMDKEKLEHRRMSRVPADTDRFRARSRSRGVDHLLPCSGKSSDHEDRVQQGTHWHRHRDDDRKRDRTLDEKSCEKGYYSSDHRSHDSNSDGSWSDRDFKLDRKQNKHRSYVRKRSKDQHEVSECSSDWAGGKSKQSIDEADSDRSRKRKKAHHAHNKSSKILEKEALLDDNRDMKNESHATDGYRSDRDRDREKCNRARSSRHQSKARSTDYHGDVTIGTGSMEELSHRDKNKGRLDHPIRKSSRHKSNFSDFTDDHWDDRHRTYDSDSNDEWLDKEIHHSHKRRRSKKIELEISDDGWVIAEKLKEKSYCEETETGKSHLKRKTLDRPLSRSSHSGRESNETNSHEEEFNYVDPYNERYMFDHDPRYKPIEEINGQDRWKPESPDRDGNSI; translated from the exons ATGGCAGAACCAACTGTTAGGGCAGAAGAGGAAGACGAGGAAGGAGAGACAGGGAAACAGGAGAAATCGGAGGTGGTGAGCAGGAAagggaagaggaaggagaggaagaagatgaagaggAAGCAACTGAGAAGGGAGATTGCTGAGAAGGAGAGAGAAGACGAGGAGAGGAAAATGAACGATCCGGAGGAGCAGAGGAGAGTGAAGGagatggaggaggaggagaggcAGAGAATGGAGAGGGAGAGGATGGAatttatagagagagagaggaagtgGCTGGAAGAGATGGAAAGGAAGaggaaggaggaggaagaagaagaggaaaggaGGAAAGCCTTGGAAGAGGAAGAGTCTAAGAGATTGCAG GTTGAAAAGGAGAATGAATGTAATGAGGATGATGATTGGGAATATGTAGAAGAGGGGCCTGCAGAAATTATCTGGCAAGGAAACGAGATAATTGTTCGGAAGAAAAGGGTCAGGGTTCCAAAGAAGAGTGCAGATCAACAGAATAAAAATGAG GATTCTGATAGACCTACGTCAAATCCTCTTCCTCCACAATCTGAAGCTTTTGCTGATTACCAAAATGCATCAATGGCTTCAGCGGAACAGATGCTTGATAATGTAGCTCAACAAATACCTAATTTTGGAACTGAACAG GATAAAGCTCATTGTCCTTTCCATTTAAAGACTGGAGCTTGTCGGTTTGGCCAGCGCTGCAGCAGAGTTCATTTTTATCCTGATAAAGCATATACGTTACTCATGAAGAACATGTATAATGGTCCTGGCCTTGCTTGGGAACAAGATGAGGGGCTCGAG TATACGGATGAAGAGGTTGAGCGCAGTTATGAAGAATTTTATGAGGATGTGCACACCGAGTTATTGAAGTATGGGGAAATAGTGAATTTTAAG GTTTGTAAGAACGGTTCGTTCCACTTGCGAGGGAATGTTTATGTCCAATATAAATCGTTGGATTCTGCTGTACTTGCTTATCATTCTATCAATGGTCGCTACTTTGCTGGAAAACAG ACATGTTCCCATGGAACGGCTTGCAATTTTATCCACTGTTTCCGAAATCCAGGTGGGGACTATGAATGGGCTGATTGGGATAAACCTCCACCTAGATATTGGGTGAAAAGGATGGCTGCTCTATATGGTTACTCTGATAAATCTGAATACGAGATGGACAAAGAAAAACTTGAGCATAGGAGAATGTCTAGAGTACCAGCTGATACAGACAG GTTTCGTGCAAGATCTAGATCTAGGGGTGTGGATCACTTGCTCCCTTGTTCTGGTAAAAGCAGTGACCATGAAGATAGGGTTCAGCAGGGCACTCACTGGCATAGGCATAGAGATGATGACCGGAAACGAGATAGAACCCTTGATGAAAAATCATGCGAAAAGGGCTATTATAGTAGTGATCACAGAAGTCATGATTCTAATTCTGATGGAAGCTGGTCGGATAGGGATTTTAAGTTGGACAGGAAACAAAATAAGCATCGTAGTTATGTGAGAAAAAGGTCAAAAGACCAACATGAAGTGTCAGAATGCTCTAGTGATTGGGCTGGTGGGAAGAGTAAGCAGAGCATCGATGAGGCTGATTCTGATAGgagcagaaaaagaaaaaaagcacACCATGCACACAACAAAAGTTCAAAAATATTGGAAAAAGAGGCATTGCTGGATGATAATAGAGATATGAAGAATGAATCTCATGCAACGGATGGATATAGGTCGGATAGAGACAGAGATAGAGAAAAATGCAATAGGGCAAGAAGCTCAAGACACCAGAGCAAAGCAAGGTCCACAGATTATCATGGAGATGTAACTATTGGTACTGGTTCCATGGAAGAGTTGTCGCACAGAGACAAAAACAAGGGCAGACTTGATCATCCCATAAGGAAAAGCTCAAGACATAAGAGCAATTTTTCTGATTTCACAGATGATCATTGGGATGATAGGCACAGGACTTATGATTCTGATTCCAATGATGAGTGGTTAGATAAGGAAATACATCATAGTCATAAAAGGAGACGCTCAAAGAAAATTGAACTAGAGATTTCAGATGATGGATGGGTAATTGCAGAGAAGTTGAAAGAAAAGTCTTACTGTGAGGAGACTGAAACAGGAAAATCTCACCTAAAAAGAAAGACATTGGATCGTCCTTTGAGCAGAAGCAGCCATTCAGGCAGAGAAAGTAATGAAACAAATTCTCATGAAGAGGAGTTCAATTACGTGGACCCATATAATGAAAGATACATGTTTGATCATGATCCAAGATACAAACCCATTGAAGAAATTAATGGGCAGGACCGGTGGAAACCTGAAAGTCCTGATAGAGATGGAAACTCTATTTGA
- the LOC110624799 gene encoding zinc finger CCCH domain-containing protein 5 isoform X1, whose protein sequence is MAEPTVRAEEEDEEGETGKQEKSEVVSRKGKRKERKKMKRKQLRREIAEKEREDEERKMNDPEEQRRVKEMEEEERQRMERERMEFIERERKWLEEMERKRKEEEEEEERRKALEEEESKRLQVEKENECNEDDDWEYVEEGPAEIIWQGNEIIVRKKRVRVPKKSADQQNKNEDSDRPTSNPLPPQSEAFADYQNASMASAEQMLDNVAQQIPNFGTEQDKAHCPFHLKTGACRFGQRCSRVHFYPDKAYTLLMKNMYNGPGLAWEQDEGLEYTDEEVERSYEEFYEDVHTELLKYGEIVNFKVCKNGSFHLRGNVYVQYKSLDSAVLAYHSINGRYFAGKQVKCEFVNVTRWKVAICGDYMKSRFKTCSHGTACNFIHCFRNPGGDYEWADWDKPPPRYWVKRMAALYGYSDKSEYEMDKEKLEHRRMSRVPADTDRFRARSRSRGVDHLLPCSGKSSDHEDRVQQGTHWHRHRDDDRKRDRTLDEKSCEKGYYSSDHRSHDSNSDGSWSDRDFKLDRKQNKHRSYVRKRSKDQHEVSECSSDWAGGKSKQSIDEADSDRSRKRKKAHHAHNKSSKILEKEALLDDNRDMKNESHATDGYRSDRDRDREKCNRARSSRHQSKARSTDYHGDVTIGTGSMEELSHRDKNKGRLDHPIRKSSRHKSNFSDFTDDHWDDRHRTYDSDSNDEWLDKEIHHSHKRRRSKKIELEISDDGWVIAEKLKEKSYCEETETGKSHLKRKTLDRPLSRSSHSGRESNETNSHEEEFNYVDPYNERYMFDHDPRYKPIEEINGQDRWKPESPDRDGNSI, encoded by the exons ATGGCAGAACCAACTGTTAGGGCAGAAGAGGAAGACGAGGAAGGAGAGACAGGGAAACAGGAGAAATCGGAGGTGGTGAGCAGGAAagggaagaggaaggagaggaagaagatgaagaggAAGCAACTGAGAAGGGAGATTGCTGAGAAGGAGAGAGAAGACGAGGAGAGGAAAATGAACGATCCGGAGGAGCAGAGGAGAGTGAAGGagatggaggaggaggagaggcAGAGAATGGAGAGGGAGAGGATGGAatttatagagagagagaggaagtgGCTGGAAGAGATGGAAAGGAAGaggaaggaggaggaagaagaagaggaaaggaGGAAAGCCTTGGAAGAGGAAGAGTCTAAGAGATTGCAG GTTGAAAAGGAGAATGAATGTAATGAGGATGATGATTGGGAATATGTAGAAGAGGGGCCTGCAGAAATTATCTGGCAAGGAAACGAGATAATTGTTCGGAAGAAAAGGGTCAGGGTTCCAAAGAAGAGTGCAGATCAACAGAATAAAAATGAG GATTCTGATAGACCTACGTCAAATCCTCTTCCTCCACAATCTGAAGCTTTTGCTGATTACCAAAATGCATCAATGGCTTCAGCGGAACAGATGCTTGATAATGTAGCTCAACAAATACCTAATTTTGGAACTGAACAG GATAAAGCTCATTGTCCTTTCCATTTAAAGACTGGAGCTTGTCGGTTTGGCCAGCGCTGCAGCAGAGTTCATTTTTATCCTGATAAAGCATATACGTTACTCATGAAGAACATGTATAATGGTCCTGGCCTTGCTTGGGAACAAGATGAGGGGCTCGAG TATACGGATGAAGAGGTTGAGCGCAGTTATGAAGAATTTTATGAGGATGTGCACACCGAGTTATTGAAGTATGGGGAAATAGTGAATTTTAAG GTTTGTAAGAACGGTTCGTTCCACTTGCGAGGGAATGTTTATGTCCAATATAAATCGTTGGATTCTGCTGTACTTGCTTATCATTCTATCAATGGTCGCTACTTTGCTGGAAAACAG GTAAAATGTGAATTTGTTAATGTGACAAGATGGAAGGTTGCCATATGTGGAGATTATATGAAGTCAAGGTTCAAG ACATGTTCCCATGGAACGGCTTGCAATTTTATCCACTGTTTCCGAAATCCAGGTGGGGACTATGAATGGGCTGATTGGGATAAACCTCCACCTAGATATTGGGTGAAAAGGATGGCTGCTCTATATGGTTACTCTGATAAATCTGAATACGAGATGGACAAAGAAAAACTTGAGCATAGGAGAATGTCTAGAGTACCAGCTGATACAGACAG GTTTCGTGCAAGATCTAGATCTAGGGGTGTGGATCACTTGCTCCCTTGTTCTGGTAAAAGCAGTGACCATGAAGATAGGGTTCAGCAGGGCACTCACTGGCATAGGCATAGAGATGATGACCGGAAACGAGATAGAACCCTTGATGAAAAATCATGCGAAAAGGGCTATTATAGTAGTGATCACAGAAGTCATGATTCTAATTCTGATGGAAGCTGGTCGGATAGGGATTTTAAGTTGGACAGGAAACAAAATAAGCATCGTAGTTATGTGAGAAAAAGGTCAAAAGACCAACATGAAGTGTCAGAATGCTCTAGTGATTGGGCTGGTGGGAAGAGTAAGCAGAGCATCGATGAGGCTGATTCTGATAGgagcagaaaaagaaaaaaagcacACCATGCACACAACAAAAGTTCAAAAATATTGGAAAAAGAGGCATTGCTGGATGATAATAGAGATATGAAGAATGAATCTCATGCAACGGATGGATATAGGTCGGATAGAGACAGAGATAGAGAAAAATGCAATAGGGCAAGAAGCTCAAGACACCAGAGCAAAGCAAGGTCCACAGATTATCATGGAGATGTAACTATTGGTACTGGTTCCATGGAAGAGTTGTCGCACAGAGACAAAAACAAGGGCAGACTTGATCATCCCATAAGGAAAAGCTCAAGACATAAGAGCAATTTTTCTGATTTCACAGATGATCATTGGGATGATAGGCACAGGACTTATGATTCTGATTCCAATGATGAGTGGTTAGATAAGGAAATACATCATAGTCATAAAAGGAGACGCTCAAAGAAAATTGAACTAGAGATTTCAGATGATGGATGGGTAATTGCAGAGAAGTTGAAAGAAAAGTCTTACTGTGAGGAGACTGAAACAGGAAAATCTCACCTAAAAAGAAAGACATTGGATCGTCCTTTGAGCAGAAGCAGCCATTCAGGCAGAGAAAGTAATGAAACAAATTCTCATGAAGAGGAGTTCAATTACGTGGACCCATATAATGAAAGATACATGTTTGATCATGATCCAAGATACAAACCCATTGAAGAAATTAATGGGCAGGACCGGTGGAAACCTGAAAGTCCTGATAGAGATGGAAACTCTATTTGA